A window of Corythoichthys intestinalis isolate RoL2023-P3 chromosome 14, ASM3026506v1, whole genome shotgun sequence contains these coding sequences:
- the LOC130930256 gene encoding gastrula zinc finger protein XlCGF57.1-like isoform X1 codes for MSDVSQEQRQEFARIEEEEEEMEESSQIKKKEEDKFVHIKEEQEEYIVIVENSHIEEQQQPHPFKEEEEDPPYVKVEVVDISKWSGEPLKVEDGGPSETSRGVEPLSGISSCSKEGSQPDDLVTQPSESYDASSHSLFCFSKYLGPERQEPESPGVEEDVEEGGINRWTGEPLNSEDELSESCSSTSREGLQADIFISPADRNGAASPSPYNDDGHKKSHHNDKFCKCSQCGKTFANNYACRMHMRSHTGEKPFVCSVCGQRFSLKGTLKRHTITHTGEKPFPCSICGQRFGHKSQVITHTRTHTGEKPFACSACGQRFSHKSHLISHTKTHTGEKPFACLVCSQRFNHKRNLISHTRTHTGEKPFVCTVCGQGFSHKCTLKVHTRTHTGEKPFVCSVCGQRFTHKSNLKKHTRTHTGEKPFACSICSRGFTEKRNLQKHIKTHTGEKPFACSDGAKDSVTSGP; via the exons ATGTCAG ATGTCAGTCAAGAGCAACGCCAGGAGTTTGCTCGCAtcgaagaagaggaggaggagatgGAGGAGTCGTCACAAATCAAGAAAAAAGAGGAGGACAAATTCGTCCACATTAAAGAAGAGCAAGAAGAGTATATCGTTATAGTTGAGAACTCCCACATTGAGGAGCAGCAGCAACCTCATCCATTtaaagaggaagaggaggaccCTCCATATGTTAAAGTGGAGGTGGTGGACATCTCCAAGTGGAGTGGTGAGCCCTTGAAGGTTGAAGATGGAGGTCCGAGTGAGACCAGCAGAGGGGTGGAGCCCTTGAGTGGCATCAGCAGTTGTTCAAAAGAAGGATCCCAACCAGATGACCTCGTCACTCAACCATCGGAGAGTTACGACGCCTCATCACACTCGCTTTTCT GTTTCAGCAAATATCTTGGTCCTGAGCGGCAGGAGCCAGAATCTCCTGGCGTTGAAGAGGATGTTGAGGAAGGAGGTATCAACAGGTGgactggtgagcccttgaaTAGTGAAGATGAACTGAGCGAAAGCTGCAGCAGCACCTCAAGAGAAGGACTGCAAGCAGACATTTTCATCTCTCCAGCAGATAGAAATGGCGCCGCATCACCCTCGCCTTACAATGATGACGGTCATAAGAAATCTCACCATAACGACAAATtctgcaaatgctctcagtgtgggaaaacctttgctaATAACTATGCGTGTCGTATGCATATGAGGAGCCACACTGGTGAgaaaccttttgtctgctcagtttgcggtcaaagattcagtcTCAAGGGCACCTTAAAAAGACACACAataacccacactggagaaaaaccttttccctgctcgATTTGTGGCCAAAGGTTCGGTCACAAGAGCCAGGTAAtaacacacacaagaacccacactggagaaaaaccttttgcctgctcagcttgtggtcaaagatttagCCACAAGAGCCACTTAATATCTCACAcaaaaacccacactggtgaaaaaccttttgcgtGCTTAGTTTGTAGCCAAAGATTCAACCACAAGAGGAATTTAATatcacacacaagaacccacactggcgaaaaaccttttgtctgcacagttTGCGGTCAAGGATTCAGTCACAAGTGCAccttaaaagtacacacaagaacccacactggtgagaaaCCTTTTGTTTGCTCAGTTTGCGGACAAAGATTCACTCACAAGAGCAAtttgaaaaaacacacaagaacccacacaggagaaaaaccttttgcctgctcaattTGTAGTCGAGGTTTCACTGAAAAGCGAAACTTACAAAAGCACATAAAAACCCAcaccggagaaaaaccttttgcctgctcagatGGGGCCAAAGATTCAGTCACAAGTGGAccttaa
- the metap1d gene encoding methionine aminopeptidase 1D, mitochondrial isoform X2 produces MYRKQRCYCHGLAGALRRVRSLEPCGPARVLLSHPRRRFFWRKWTKSHSHNVVRPATVQPAYPVPKHIERPDYVGTGLIPEWPDFIEIKNTEQIESLARACQLARHVLLLAGQSLKVGMTTDEIDFIVHQETIQHNAYPSPLRYGGFPKSVCTSVNNVVCHGIPDSRPLRDGDIINIDVTVYLDGYHGDTSETFLVGEVDEVGRRLVETARRCRDEAIAACKPGAQLCVIGNTISEIAHANGFQVCPYFIGHGIGSYFHCHPEIWHHANDNDMTMDEGMTFTIEPILMEGSAEFKILKDKWTAVSADDKRSAQFEHTVVITSDGVEILTKLPEEVTH; encoded by the exons ATGTACAGAAAACAACGATGTTACTGTCATG GACTGGCAGGTGCCCTTCGACGGGTCCGCAGTTTGGAGCCGTGTGGTCCCGCGAGGGTGCTGCTATCCCACCCACGCCGCCGCTTTTTCTGGAGGAAGTGGACCAAATCCCACTCGCACAATGTCGTTCGCCCAGCGACTGTTCAACCTGCCTATCCCGTACCCAAG CACATTGAGCGGCCGGATTACGTCGGCACTGGACTGATCCCGGAATGGCCTGACTTTATCGAAATAAAAAACACGGAGCAAATCGAAAGCCTCGCCAGAGCATGTCAACTCGCTCGACATGTGCTGCTATTGGCTGGCCAAAGCCTGAAA gtgGGTATGACAACAGATGAAATAGACTTCATTGTACATCAGGAGACAATCCAGCATAATGCCTACCCTTCCCCTCTTAGATATGGAGGTTTCCCAAAATCGGTTTGCACTTCAGTCAACAACGTGGTGTGTCATGGCATACCTGACAG TCGGCCACTTCGAGACGGTGACATCATCAACATCGATGTCACT GTGTATTTGGACGGTTACCACGGCGATACGTCGGAAACCTTCCTGGTTGGTGAGGTGGACGAGGTTGGGCGGCGACTGGTGGAAACGGCAAGACGTTGCAGGGATGAGGCTATTGCGGCTTGCAAACCGGGTGCGCAGCTCTGCGTTATTGGTAACACTATAAG TGAAATCGCTCATGCTAATGGATTCCAAGTATGTCCTTATTTCATCGGCCATGGAATTGGCTCCTACTTTCATTGCCATCCCGAGATTTGGCATCATG CAAATGACAATGACATGACCATGGATGAAGGAATGACTTTCACAATAG AACCTATACTGATGGAGGGCTCTGCAGAGTTTAAAATCCTGAAAGATAAATGGACAGCGGTGTCCGCAGACGATAAGAG ATCGGCTCAGTTTGAGCACACGGTCGTTATCACTTCAGACGGAGTGGAAATTCTTACCAAACTGCCAGAAGAGGTCACTCATTAA
- the LOC130930256 gene encoding gastrula zinc finger protein XlCGF57.1-like isoform X2 codes for MEESSQIKKKEEDKFVHIKEEQEEYIVIVENSHIEEQQQPHPFKEEEEDPPYVKVEVVDISKWSGEPLKVEDGGPSETSRGVEPLSGISSCSKEGSQPDDLVTQPSESYDASSHSLFCFSKYLGPERQEPESPGVEEDVEEGGINRWTGEPLNSEDELSESCSSTSREGLQADIFISPADRNGAASPSPYNDDGHKKSHHNDKFCKCSQCGKTFANNYACRMHMRSHTGEKPFVCSVCGQRFSLKGTLKRHTITHTGEKPFPCSICGQRFGHKSQVITHTRTHTGEKPFACSACGQRFSHKSHLISHTKTHTGEKPFACLVCSQRFNHKRNLISHTRTHTGEKPFVCTVCGQGFSHKCTLKVHTRTHTGEKPFVCSVCGQRFTHKSNLKKHTRTHTGEKPFACSICSRGFTEKRNLQKHIKTHTGEKPFACSDGAKDSVTSGP; via the exons atgGAGGAGTCGTCACAAATCAAGAAAAAAGAGGAGGACAAATTCGTCCACATTAAAGAAGAGCAAGAAGAGTATATCGTTATAGTTGAGAACTCCCACATTGAGGAGCAGCAGCAACCTCATCCATTtaaagaggaagaggaggaccCTCCATATGTTAAAGTGGAGGTGGTGGACATCTCCAAGTGGAGTGGTGAGCCCTTGAAGGTTGAAGATGGAGGTCCGAGTGAGACCAGCAGAGGGGTGGAGCCCTTGAGTGGCATCAGCAGTTGTTCAAAAGAAGGATCCCAACCAGATGACCTCGTCACTCAACCATCGGAGAGTTACGACGCCTCATCACACTCGCTTTTCT GTTTCAGCAAATATCTTGGTCCTGAGCGGCAGGAGCCAGAATCTCCTGGCGTTGAAGAGGATGTTGAGGAAGGAGGTATCAACAGGTGgactggtgagcccttgaaTAGTGAAGATGAACTGAGCGAAAGCTGCAGCAGCACCTCAAGAGAAGGACTGCAAGCAGACATTTTCATCTCTCCAGCAGATAGAAATGGCGCCGCATCACCCTCGCCTTACAATGATGACGGTCATAAGAAATCTCACCATAACGACAAATtctgcaaatgctctcagtgtgggaaaacctttgctaATAACTATGCGTGTCGTATGCATATGAGGAGCCACACTGGTGAgaaaccttttgtctgctcagtttgcggtcaaagattcagtcTCAAGGGCACCTTAAAAAGACACACAataacccacactggagaaaaaccttttccctgctcgATTTGTGGCCAAAGGTTCGGTCACAAGAGCCAGGTAAtaacacacacaagaacccacactggagaaaaaccttttgcctgctcagcttgtggtcaaagatttagCCACAAGAGCCACTTAATATCTCACAcaaaaacccacactggtgaaaaaccttttgcgtGCTTAGTTTGTAGCCAAAGATTCAACCACAAGAGGAATTTAATatcacacacaagaacccacactggcgaaaaaccttttgtctgcacagttTGCGGTCAAGGATTCAGTCACAAGTGCAccttaaaagtacacacaagaacccacactggtgagaaaCCTTTTGTTTGCTCAGTTTGCGGACAAAGATTCACTCACAAGAGCAAtttgaaaaaacacacaagaacccacacaggagaaaaaccttttgcctgctcaattTGTAGTCGAGGTTTCACTGAAAAGCGAAACTTACAAAAGCACATAAAAACCCAcaccggagaaaaaccttttgcctgctcagatGGGGCCAAAGATTCAGTCACAAGTGGAccttaa
- the metap1d gene encoding methionine aminopeptidase 1D, mitochondrial isoform X1, translating into MASYCTAGFLTRSGLAGALRRVRSLEPCGPARVLLSHPRRRFFWRKWTKSHSHNVVRPATVQPAYPVPKHIERPDYVGTGLIPEWPDFIEIKNTEQIESLARACQLARHVLLLAGQSLKVGMTTDEIDFIVHQETIQHNAYPSPLRYGGFPKSVCTSVNNVVCHGIPDSRPLRDGDIINIDVTVYLDGYHGDTSETFLVGEVDEVGRRLVETARRCRDEAIAACKPGAQLCVIGNTISEIAHANGFQVCPYFIGHGIGSYFHCHPEIWHHANDNDMTMDEGMTFTIEPILMEGSAEFKILKDKWTAVSADDKRSAQFEHTVVITSDGVEILTKLPEEVTH; encoded by the exons ATGGCGTCCTACTGCACTGCTGGATTTCTAACAAGATCAG GACTGGCAGGTGCCCTTCGACGGGTCCGCAGTTTGGAGCCGTGTGGTCCCGCGAGGGTGCTGCTATCCCACCCACGCCGCCGCTTTTTCTGGAGGAAGTGGACCAAATCCCACTCGCACAATGTCGTTCGCCCAGCGACTGTTCAACCTGCCTATCCCGTACCCAAG CACATTGAGCGGCCGGATTACGTCGGCACTGGACTGATCCCGGAATGGCCTGACTTTATCGAAATAAAAAACACGGAGCAAATCGAAAGCCTCGCCAGAGCATGTCAACTCGCTCGACATGTGCTGCTATTGGCTGGCCAAAGCCTGAAA gtgGGTATGACAACAGATGAAATAGACTTCATTGTACATCAGGAGACAATCCAGCATAATGCCTACCCTTCCCCTCTTAGATATGGAGGTTTCCCAAAATCGGTTTGCACTTCAGTCAACAACGTGGTGTGTCATGGCATACCTGACAG TCGGCCACTTCGAGACGGTGACATCATCAACATCGATGTCACT GTGTATTTGGACGGTTACCACGGCGATACGTCGGAAACCTTCCTGGTTGGTGAGGTGGACGAGGTTGGGCGGCGACTGGTGGAAACGGCAAGACGTTGCAGGGATGAGGCTATTGCGGCTTGCAAACCGGGTGCGCAGCTCTGCGTTATTGGTAACACTATAAG TGAAATCGCTCATGCTAATGGATTCCAAGTATGTCCTTATTTCATCGGCCATGGAATTGGCTCCTACTTTCATTGCCATCCCGAGATTTGGCATCATG CAAATGACAATGACATGACCATGGATGAAGGAATGACTTTCACAATAG AACCTATACTGATGGAGGGCTCTGCAGAGTTTAAAATCCTGAAAGATAAATGGACAGCGGTGTCCGCAGACGATAAGAG ATCGGCTCAGTTTGAGCACACGGTCGTTATCACTTCAGACGGAGTGGAAATTCTTACCAAACTGCCAGAAGAGGTCACTCATTAA